The following proteins are encoded in a genomic region of Colletotrichum higginsianum IMI 349063 chromosome 9, whole genome shotgun sequence:
- a CDS encoding RasGEF domain-containing protein → MASDRMGARKAHRSSEGSHFPPKHYYAERSTAADAAPSSSSSPRRADRDAAHRSAPAAPKRHTPHYAVHRESSIEPLRPSEQSASYRDSIVSIVDDPFFLRFDDHNIEAALAFDSRWTTTTLDSPDDDDDDQNADDEEENEANSQGNQDGESAGSDLDSLQFRDEDTPNERWPPPRRESLIIGHSLYWVMMPHQTQTAG, encoded by the coding sequence ATGGCGTCGGATCGTATGGGAGCTCGCAAGGCTCACAGGAGTTCAGAAGGCTCCCACTTCCCCCCGAAACACTACTACGCCGAGAGatccaccgccgccgacgctgctccctcctcgtcctcgtccccccGAAGAGCCGACCGCGACGCTGCCCACCGATCTGCCCCGGCTGCTCCTAAGCGACACACTCCCCATTACGCAGTTCACCGGGAGTCGTCAATCGAGCCCTTGCGGCCTTCCGAACAGTCAGCAAGTTACCGCGACTCAATTGTTTCCATTGTTGATGACCCCTTTTTCCTGCGCTTTGACGACCACAACATCGAGGCTGCCCTTGCGTTTGACTCGCGCTGGACCACCACTACCCTAGACagccccgacgacgacgacgacgaccaaaacgcagacgacgaagaggagaacGAGGCCAACAGCCAGGGCAACCAAGACGGCGAATCAGCAGGATCCGACCTTGATAGCCTCCAATTCCGCGATGAAGACACGCCCAACGAGCGCTGGCCGCCCCCAAGAAGAGAGTCGTTGATAATAGGGCATTCCTTGTACTGGGTAATGATGCCCCACCAGACACAGACTGCGGGGTAG
- a CDS encoding RasGEF domain-containing protein codes for MESLNIAVIGASGVGKSSFVQRVLGLSRPPITNASSVRMIVDNVTYGVTLLELDLEYFELNPLQPIQWPKQINGHIVPRVDGALILYDVMKKESMKELPQTIAALTKSGLPAVLVANKCDHPESERQVDSQRVASHEYFKSCVGVFNLSTSSPERARACLNATLKAAIAYRKGKLSLGSRCTSQRNTDDQPESLSESGMSRRRAASAANLEAHDSSNGRPLSQQSKHSRASSDLSLLRGVPPPIPDHLRGPPPPRSPRIAEFGGAPSSSGSFGTSETIEEESQQTVSSQLRTPGIRLDRGPTDSFLDMEESDAESFRYSDEVPILQRSDESFLEKPVKSAGVAFDELVDRLIAPRMTKADNNFSDVFLCLYRKFAAPGELFSAILTRLDRVRDDKSAHYLSKTATQLRIIEVVAKWVSLYPGDFARSGTRRNLEEFIAHLSTEPIFSIAAQQIRRHLEHSVVEDDDTGWAKSDELADEEGSKVLSKDKTPSTPDVSNGISSLHLDDDKPIDERPSGSSDFSQVDRTSSVGTHVSFHSYDEYEREAANMEPTDVLPMNKFRYHIFMDISDDDIADEMTRIDWVMFSSIRIRDFVRHVSLSLDQRSKCKSLKNVNRMINHFNHVAKWVANLILLRDKAKHRAQMLEKFMNIAQKLRRLNNYNGLAAILAGINGTAVHRLSQTWALVPPESQKSFAKLGILMGTQKSHFAYRLAWENSPLPRIPYIPLHRRDLVSAEEGSKTFVGPDGDRVNWKKFEVLGEVLLPLMKSQGTAYPNLSKHEAARELILDCRMPTDEEEIYQRSVQVESIAGGGADMSKKKFPWFAK; via the exons ATGGAAAGCCTCAACATTGCAGTCATTGGCGCGTCGGGCGTCGGTAAATCGTCCTTCGTCCAGCGCGTGCTTGGCTTATCTCGACCTCCCATAACCAATGCCTCCAGCGTACGCATGATCGTCGACAACGTCACCTACGGCGTGACACTGCTCGAACTCGACCTCGAATACTTCGAACTGAACCCGTTGCAGCCTATCCAGTGGCCCAAGCAGATCAACGGTCACATCGTCCCTCGCGTCGATGGCGCCCTCATTCTTTACGATGTCATGAAGAAGGAGAGCATGAAGGAACTGCCCCAGACCATCG CTGCACTTACAAAGTCCGGCCTCCCTGCGGTCCTTGTCGCCAACAAGTGCGACCATCCCGAGAGCGAACGACAAGTCGATTCGCAACGCGTCGCCAGCCACGAATACTTCAAGTCGTGCGTCGGGGTGTTCAACCTCTCGACGAGCAGCCCAGAACGGGCTAGAGCGTGCTTGAACGCGACGCTGAAAGCCGCCATTGCTTATCGCAAGGGTAAATTGAGCCTCGGTTCCAGATGCACCAGCCAACGTAATACTGATGATCAGCCAGAATCGCTCTCGGAATCGGGCATGTCCCGCCGTCGTGCAGCCTCGGCAGCCAACCTCGAGGCCCACGACAGCTCCAACGGTCGGCCGCTAAGTCAGCAGAGTAAACATAGCCGAGCGAGCTCTGATTTGTCGCTCCTTCGAGGTGttccccctcccatccccgACCACCTGCGCGGCCCACCACCCCCAAGGAGTCCTCGTATAGCCGAATTTGGTGGCGCGCCCTCAAGCTCGGGCTCGTTCGGAACATCGGAAACCATCGAGGAAGAGTCCCAGCAAACCGTCTCGAGCCAGCTTCGCACGCCCGGTATTCGTCTCGACCGTGGACCGACCGACTCGTTCTTGGACATGGAGGAGTCGGACGCCGAGTCCTTCAGGTACTCGGACGAGGTTCCTATACTGCAACGGAGCGACGAGAGCTTCCTGGAGAAGCCGGTCAAGTCGGCCGGTGTGGCATTCGATGAGCTGGTCGACCGCCTGATTGCTCCGCGCATGACCAAGGCCGACAACAATTTCTCAGATGTTTTCTTGTGTCTCTACCGAAAGTTCGCTGCGCCTGGCGAGCTCTTTTCGGCTATCCTCACACGGCTAGATCGCGTCAGAGATGACAAGTCGGCACACTATCTCTCCAAGACGGCGACCCAACTTCGAATCATAGAGGTCGTCGCGAAATGGGTGTCTTTGTACCCTGGAGATTTCGCACGGTCGGGGACTAGGCGGAATCTAGAGGAGTTCATCGCACACCTTTCCACCGAGCCCATTTTCTCGATCGCAGCACAGCAAATCCGGCGACACCTCGAACACAGTGTggtggaggacgacgatACCGGCTGGGCGAAATCGGATGAATTGGCGGACGAGGAAGGGAGCAAAGTTTTGTCCAAAGACAAGACGCCATCCACACCCGATGTGTCCAACGGCATCAGCAGCCTtcacctcgacgacgacaaaccGATCGACGAGAGACCATCCGGCAGCTCCGACTTTTCGCAAGTGGACAGGACCAGCAGCGTTGGGACGCACGTCTCTTTCCACTCGTACGACGAGTATGAGCGCGAAGCGGCGAACATGGAGCCTACCGACGTGTTGCCCATGAACAAGTTCCGCTACCACATTTTCATGGACATTTCGGATGACGACATCGCTGACGAGATGACACGCATCGACTGGGTCATGTTCTCGTCCATTCGCATCAGGGATTTTGTACGACACGTGAGCCTGTCATTAGATCAACGATCCAAATGCAAAAGTCTCAAGAACGTTAACCGGATGATCAACCACTTCAACCACGTGGCCAAGTGGGTTGCGAATCTCATCTTGTTGCGGGACAAGGCAAAACACCGTGCGCAGATGCTGGAGAAATTTATGAATATTGCGCAAAAGCTACGGCGGCTCAACAACTACAACGGGCTCGCGGCAATCCTTGCGGGCATCAACGGCACCGCCGTGCACCGGCTGTCTCAGACGTGGGCGCTGGTGCCGCCAGAGTCCCAAAAGTCGTTTGCCAAGCTGGGCATTCTCATGGGGACGCAAAAGAGTCACTTTGCCTACCGGCTGGCATGGGAGAACTCGCCATTGCCCCGGATCCCATACATCCCACTGCACCGGAGAGACCTGGtgtcggccgaggagggaAGTAAGACATTCGTCGGACCGGATGGTGACCGAGTCAATTGGAAGAAGTTTGAGGTGCTTGGGGAAGTTCTTCTGCCGCTCATGAAGAGCCAAGGGACTGCCTACCCAAACCTCTCGAAGCACGAGGCCGCGCGAGAGCTGATTCTGGACTGCAGAATGCCGACGGACGAAGAA GAGATCTACCAACGCAGCGTCCAGGTCGAGAGCATCGCAGGGGGCGGGGCGGACATGAGCAAGAAGAAGTTTCCCTGGTTCGCCAAATAG
- a CDS encoding Glycoside hydrolase family 63, whose amino-acid sequence MVVFDGHEYLTEEEKRLREDRKREKYWKKWGPYVAERQWATVREDYSPDGDAWSHFTHDDARSRAYRWGEDGIAGVSDTHGLQNLGFAFWNEEDPGRLSTADHAKSDFLKERLFGLSNPQGNHGESIKEAHFHVDNTPVSSFNSHSHLLSGC is encoded by the exons atgGTTGTCTTTGACGGTCACGAATACctcaccgaggaggagaagcgccTTAGGGAAGACAGGAAACGCGAGAAGTACTGGAAGAAATGGGGTCCCTATGTCGCTGAGCGCCAATGGGCCACCG TGCGAGAGGACTACAGTCCCGACGGAGACGCGTGGAGTC ACTTTAcccacgacgacgcccgaTCCCGAGCCTACAGATGGGGTGAGGATGGAATTGCAGGCGTTTCTGACACCCATGGCCTCCAGAACCTTGGCTTTGCGTTCTGGAACGAGGAAGA CCCTGGTCGTTTGTCAACTGCTGACCATGCGAAAAGTGACTTCCTTAAGGAAAGATTGTTTGGTCTTTCGAACCCGCAGGGCAATCACGGCGAGAGTATCAAGGAAGCCCACTTCCACGTCGACAACACACCCGTAAGTAGCTTCAACTCGCACTCACATCTGCTGTCTGGTTGCTAA
- a CDS encoding Glycoside hydrolase family 63: MAGLGWLVLTDCAQHSYMKFLYKYPQKKFPYKDLLDENARRGKEDKEYQIVDTGIFEEDRYWDIFIETAKETDDPEEILFRVTAWNRGPDPAPLHIVPHMWFRNTWAWGRESEDKKPSIESVSEGLAKSKHHSLGDRYFLMSPSPGVGSSGEDVIPKMLFTDNDTNYELLYEQKNKTPYVKDAFHRHICEGEKGAVNPEQKGTKCAAWFNFNEDGGVPPGECAVVRFRFSKKNQTYFDEGEFDDLIDLRIAEADDFYYRLSPLPMADDLRNIQRQAFSGMMWTKQHYLFIWDQWANGDPTQPPPPPSRKDIRNSQWKHMHCDDILSMPDSWEYPFFAAWDSAFHCITLAMMDPDFAKKQLDLFTREWYCHPNGQLPAYEWNFGDVNPPVHAWATFRVFKIERKLYGRQDLDFLERVFQKLLLNFTWWVNRKDAEGKNVFEGGFLGLDNIGLFNRSEPLPTGGSLEQADSTGWMAFYCLSMLNIALELAKHRRTYEDIASKFFEHFIFISDAMTFRTGQKDEKSLWNDEDGFYYDAISWGGPWIQQLPVRSLVGLIPLYATLTLEPELINKLPSFKKRVDWFMENRCDLAERNMASIAKRGKGNRILLSIVSKDRLEKILYRMLDEEEFFSEHGIRSLSKYHKENPFSMEVNGQTFSVGYVPGDSDSGLFGGNSNWRGPIWLCVNFLLVESLQRFFLFYGHEFQVECPTGSGDYMHLGHVSEEIQHRLQHLMTRNDEGRRSINAGNDLLDFDPYWKDYLWFYEFFDGDSGRGLGATHQCGWTGLMARMIHDTGINCRLPHTPRTPSAGMSHYFDDIFARGTERRGSMTPGPGGKPRMRRSSTARSIGARSDFDETNGDDSLSNSATLDDPEKLRLRMREKSDADAHMHRYISDQLERFKEDKEHVNGQDNEYEAGA; the protein is encoded by the exons ATGGCCGGTCTCGGATGGCTCGTACTGACTGATTGCGCACAGCACTCCTACATGAAGTTCCTGTACAAATACCCGCAAAAGAAGTTCCCCTACAAGGACCTCCTGGACGAAAACGCAAGGAGAGGcaaggaggacaaggagTACCAGATTGTCGACACAGGCATCTTTGAAGAAGACCGCTACTGGGACATTTTTATCGAGACGGCAAAGGAGACGGACGACCCCGAGGAGATCCTCTTCCGGGTCACCGCCTGGAACAGAGGCCCCGATCCGGCACCGCTCCATATCGTGCCGCACATGTGGTTCCGCAACACGTGGGCCTGGGGCCGCGAATCCGAGGACAAGAAGCCATCCATTGAGAGCGTTTCCGAAGGCCTGGCCAAGTCCAAGCACCACTCACTCGGAGACCGGTACTTCCTTatgtcgccctcgcccggcgTCGGTTccagcggcgaggacgttATCCCCAAGATGCTCTTCACTGACAACGACACCAACTACGAGCTGTTGTACGAGCAGAAGAACAAGACCCCCTACGTCAAGGATGCCTTCCACCGCCACATCtgcgagggcgagaagggcgcTGTCAACCCCGAGCAGAAGGGCACCAAGTGCGCCGCCTGGTTCAACTTCAACGAAGATGGCGGTGTCCCTCCCGGCGAGTGCGCCGTTGTCCGTTTCCGCTTTTCCAAGAAGAACCAGACCTACTTTGACGAAGGCGAATTCGATGACCTGATCGACCTCAGAAttgccgaagccgacgactTCTACTACCGTCTCAGCCCTCTTCCCATGGCTGACGACCTCCGCAATATCCAGCGCCAGGCCTTCTCCGGCATGATGTGGACGAAGCAGCACTATCTCTTTATCTGGGACCAGTGGGCGAACGGCGACCCAACGcagccgcctccgccccctAGTCGAAAGGACATTCGCAACTCCCAGTGGAAGCACATGCACTGCGATGACATCCTGTCCATGCCCGATTCCTGGGAGTACCCTTTCTTCGCCGCGTGGGACAGTGCGTTCCACTGCATCACACTTGCAATGATGGACCCGGACTTTGCGAAGAAGCAGCTCGATCTCTTCACAAGAGAGTGGTACTGCCACCCCAACGGCCAGTTGCCAGC ATACGAATGGAACTTTGGTGACGTGAACCCCCCTGTGCACGCTTGGGCCACGTTCCGCGTCTTCAAGATTGAACGCAAGCTTTACGGACGCCAGGATCTTGACTTCCTCGAGAGAGTGTTCCagaagctgctgctgaaCTTCACTTGGTGGGTTAACCGCAaagacgccgagggcaagaacGTGTTCGAGGGAGGATTTCTCGGTCTCGACAACATTGGCCTCTTCAACCGCTCCGAGCCTCTTCCTACCGGTGGCTCTTTGGAGCAGGCTGACAGCACTGGCTGGATGGCCTTCTACTGCCTTAGCATGCTCAACATTGCGCTTGAGCTCGCGAAGCACCGACGGACGTACGAGGACATCGCGTCCAAGTTCTTCGAGcacttcatcttcatcagCGACGCCATGACCTTCAGGACAGGCCAGAAGGACGAGAAGTCTCTGTGgaacgacgaggatggcTTTTACTACGATGCCATCTCGTGGGGAGGTCCTTGGATTCAACAGCTTCCGGTCCGGTCGCTCGTCGGCTTGATCCCGCTCTACGCAACACTTACCCTTGAGCCTGAGCTAATTAACAAGCTGCCGTCGTTCAAGAAGCGGGTTGACTGGTTTATGGAGAACCGCTGTGACTTGGCGGAGAGGAACATGGCCAGCATCGCCAAGCGTGGCAAGGGCAACAGAATCTTGCTGTCGATCGTCAGCAAAGACAGACTGGAGAAGATTCTCTACCGCATgcttgacgaggaggagttCTTCAGCGAGCATGGTATTCGGTCCTTGTCCAAGTATCACAAAGAGAACCCGTTTTCGATGGAGGTCAACGGGCAGACGTTCTCTGTCGGCTATGTCCCTGGCGATTCCGACAGCGGCCTGTTTGGTGGCAACAGCAACTGGAGAGGCCCCATCTGGCTGTGTGTCAACTTCCTCCTGGTCGAGTCTCTTCAAAGGTTCTTCCTCTTTTACGGTCACGAGTTCCAGGTTGAGTGTCCCACCGGAAGCGGCGATTACATGCATCTGGGCCACGTTTCCGAGGAGATTCAGCACCGTCTGCAGCATCTGATGACGCGCAACGACGAGGGCCGCCGCAGCATCAACGCCGGTAATGACCTGCTCGACTTCGACCCCTACTGGAAGGACTACCTCTGGTTTTACGAGTTTttcgacggcgacagcggtCGCGGACTTGGCGCTACGCATCAGTGTGGTTGGACCGGTCTGATGGCACGAATGATCCACGATACCGG TATCAACTGTCGTCTTCCTCACACACCCCGTACTCCCTCGGCAGGAATGTCGCACTACTTTGATGACATCTTTGCTCGCGGCACTGAACGTCGCGGCTCCATGACCCCGGGCCCCGGTGGCAAGCCTCGGATGCGGAGGTCTTCCACAGCAAGGTCCATTGGTGCGAGGAGCGACTTTGACGAAACCAATGGCGATGACTCGCTTAGTAACTCGGCCACGTTGGACGATCCTGAGAAGCTTCGCCTGAGAATGAGGGAGAAGTCGGATGCAGACGCACACATGCACCGATACATCTCGGACCAGCTTGAGCGTTTCAAGGAAGACAAGGAGCATGTGAACGGGCAAGACAACGAGTATGAGGCTGGTGCCTGA
- a CDS encoding ATP synthase F1: MFSRQAVRSLRAAAPASRLVASSARAPAVRTYAAAASSASSDNVKPPVAVFGLDGTYATALYTAASKTSSLDPTAKALSTLEAIFAKDPKLATILAAPTLTAEDKAAIVAELTKQAGAGSQETVKNFLSALAENNRLGLLPGITQKFAEIMSAARGEVELIVTSATQLDNKTLNRLETAISKSAYAGAGKKLKVTNQVNPDIVGGLIVEVGDRTIDLSVSGKIAKLNKLLTDTL; this comes from the exons ATGTTCTCGAGACAGGCTGTTCGTTCCCTCCGCGCGGCGGCTCCCGCGTCGCGCCTTGTCGCCTCTTCCGCCCGCGCCCCGGCCGTCCGCAcctacgccgccgccgcttcctcggcctcgtccgacaACGTCAAGccccccgtcgccgtctttgGCCTTGACGGCACCTACGCCACTGCCCTG TACACCGCAGCGTCCAAGACCTCCTCGCTCGACCCCACGGCCAAGGCCCTCTCgaccctcgaggccatctTCGCCAAGGACCCCAAGCTGGCCACTATCCTGGCCGCCCCTACCCTGACCGCTGAGGACAAGGCCGCCATTGTCGCCGAGCTCACCaagcaggccggcgccggctctCAGGAGACTGTCAAGAACTTCCTCTCTGCTCTCGCCGAGAACaaccgcctcggcctcctccccggCATCACCCAGAAGTTCGCCGAGATCATGAgcgccgcccgcggcgaggtcgagctcaTCGTCACCAGCGCCACG CAACTCGACAACAAGACCCTCAACCGCCTCGAGACTGCCATCTCCAAGTCGGCCTACGCCGGCGCTggcaagaagctcaaggtcACCAACCAG GTCAACCCTGACATCGTCGGAGGCCTCATCGTTGAGGTCGGCGACCGGACCATTGACCTTAGCGTTTCTGGCAAGATCGCCAAGCTCAACAAGCTCCTCACTGACACTCTGTAA
- a CDS encoding Ploidy protein mob1 maintenance: MDRVAGLTVVRTGLLAEIPSLPPPVVPPAAPDPPRSYEGGLVSRDMTVINLSELQVPEPVLTAADDNCADDSNQKAARNQFRARTVKGANNGVALRQYAEATLGGGSLRKVVKLPEGEDENEWMAVNMVDFYNQINLLYGAITEFCSPQSCPEMKATDEFEYLWQDNENYKRPTKMAAPDYIEHLMAWVQRHIDDEQILPSRIGVPFPKSFPSTVRQIFKRMYRVYAHVYCHHYAVIRELGLEPHLNTSFKQYVLFVDEHKLASGKDFYGPLNDLAEKMIESD, translated from the exons ATGGACAGGGTCGCGGGCCTCACAGT CGTACGGACGGGTCTGCTGGCAGAAATCCCATCGCTGCCGCCTCCCGTCGTACCGCCAGCAGCGCCCGACCCCCCGCGCAGTTACGAAGGCGGTCTCGTCAGCCGGGACATGACCGTCATCAATCTGTCCGAACTTCAGGTGCCCGAACCGGTGTTGACAGCTGCTGACGACAACTGCGCCGATGACAGTAACCAGAAGGCGGCTAGGAACCAATTTCGAGCGCGCACCGTCAAGGGAGCCAACAATGGCGTCGCATTGCGGCAGTATGCCGAGGCGACGCTCGGAGGAGGCAGCCTGCGCAAGGTGGTTAAGCTGCCagagggcgaagacgagaacGAGTGGATGGCTGTCAATA TGGTCGACTTCTATAATCAGATCAACCTCCTATACGGCGCCATCACCGAGTTCTGCTCGCCACAGTCATGTCCCGAGATGAAGGCAACCGACGAATTCGAATACCTGTGGCAGGACAACGAGAACTATAAGAGACCTACTAAGATGGCCGCTCCGGACTACATCGAACACCTGATGGCCTGGGTGCAGAGGCACATTGACGACGAGCAGATCTTACCGAGCAGAATTG GTGTCCCCTTCCCCAAGTCATTCCCGTCGACCGTGCGGCAGATCTTCAAGCGTATGTACCGTGTTTACGCTCACGTCTACTGCCACCACTACGCCGTCATCAGAGAGCTCGGCTTGGAACCTCATCTCAACACGAGCTTTAAGCAGTATGTGCTCTTTGTCGACGAGCACAAACTCGCCAGCGGCAAGGACTTTTACGGCCCGCTGAACGATCTCGCCGAGAAGATGATTGAGAGCGACTGA
- a CDS encoding LSM domain-containing protein encodes MENLTISDAPPQGAQPVLGGRAPPPQQTPQLPPQMFTTAAQLLDMTDKKLMVALRDGRKLIGVLRSWDQFGMYTMHARYRHPVMARGNLLSVRVSGRLTRRSPANLVLQDTVERVYAYPDLEANPPREGGMFADIKRGIFLVRGENVLLLGEIDLDKDDDPPPGYEPADLKLVQGLAAERKDKDKARDKGRIKKLSTLGFEGENMGEILL; translated from the exons ATGGAAAACCTCACCATCTCCGATGCCCCTCCCCAGGGGGCCCAGCCcgttctcggcggccgcgcgccgccgcctcagcAGACCCCTCAGCTGCCGCCTCAGATGTTCACCACTGCGGCGCAGCTGCTGGACATGACCGACA AGAAGCTCATGGTCGCGCTCCGCGACGGGCGCAAACTGATAGGCGTCCTCCGCAGTTGGGACCAGTTCGGTATGTACACCATGCATGCACGATACCGCCACCCAGTCATGGCGCGAGGCAATCTTCTTTCAGTACGAGTATCCGGACGGCTGACCAGGCGGTCTCCAGCAAACCTCGTCCTTCAGGACACCGTCGAGCGCGTCTATGCCTACCCGGATCTGGAGGCCAATCCTCCCCGCGAGGGCGGGATGTTCGCAGACATCAAGCgcggcatcttcctcgtGCGCGGCGAGAACGTGCTCCTTCTAGGCGAGatcgacctcgacaaggacgatGACCCGCCACCAGGCTACGAGCCCGCCGACCTCAAGCTCGTGCAGGGCCTGGCGGCCGAGAggaaggacaaggacaaggcgCGTGACAAGGGACGGATCAAGAAGCTGAGCACGCTCGgcttcgagggcgagaaCATGGGCGAGATCTTGCTCTGA
- a CDS encoding NUDIX domain-containing protein, which translates to MASSHKERTMESRTGRSKQRYNSKGERLVAGVVPLTKDKRYVLLIQSTRRKGWVLPKGGWETDEECTEAAAREAWEEAGITIQIDYDLGDIVETRAPKHSSKDSAKALYRFYEATVTTQEDDWPERHKRERKWMTYEQATDALAARPELLEALTRCTMKKS; encoded by the exons ATGGCCTCCTCCCATAAGGAGCGGACAATGGAGTCGCGCACGGGAAGAAGCAAGCAGC GTTACAACTCCAAAGGCGAGCGCTTGGTTGCTGGTGTTGTCCCCTTGACCAAGGACAAGCGCTACGTCCTCCTCATCCAGTCTACCCGCCGGAAGGGCTGGGTGCTCCCCAAGGGCGGTTGGGAGACGGACGAAGAATGcaccgaggcggcggcacgtGAGGCCTGGGAAGAGGCTGGCATCACCATCCAGATCGACTACGACCTGGGAGATATCGTTGAGACACGTGCACCGAAGCACTCGAGCAAGGACTCGGCCAAAGCCTTGTATCGCTTCTACGAGGCCACCGTCACCACGCAAGAGGATGACTGGCCCGAGAGACACAAGAGGGAGCGGAAATGGATGACATACGAACAAGCCACAGATGCTCTAGCAGCTCGGCCTGAGCTACTCGAGGCCTTGACTAGATGCACCATGAAGAAGTCATGA
- a CDS encoding Arginine-tRNA-protein transferase produces the protein MNHHSAGFSYYAKATSLTPEYYQTLLDHYWRRSGTTLYRPDQLHACCVHYTLRLDSTQFKPTRDQRQTINRFNKFLTGEAYTKEAARLHPLTREQARKRDSEFDLIERVHEAEYDSLQMPPEPAHVFTVTLEHDNFTDEKYMVYENYQRVVHKEQPGEISRRGFQRFLCESPVERKTITTADGKEKRLGSFHQCYRLDGKLVAIGVLDLLPHCVSAVYFLYHESIHKYAPGKLGAIREIALAREGGYRYWYPGFYIHTCPKMRYKMDYTPQYILDPETLTWDLVDKRVTGLLDKKQYLSLSKEKLDSPRNDGFKETAERTTEGSELTGETPMNDSDDDDVDTFLFNTGMPGVMSLDEIRSFDQMDHLKLRIDGSGMLFETGDLVAWQRQDVGASGSLKAGIAELVAALGPALVNDLVVDFWNPRL, from the coding sequence ATGAACCATCACTCTGCAGGCTTCTCCTACTATGCTAAAGCCACATCTCTCACACCCGAATACTACCAGACCCTGCTGGACCACTATTGGAGGCGCTCCGGGACGACCCTCTACCGGCCGGATCAGCTCCATGCGTGTTGTGTTCACTATACCCTCAGGCTGGACTCCACTCAGTTCAAGCCCACCCGAGATCAGCGTCAGACGATCAACCGCTTCAACAAGTTTCTAACGGGAGAGGCTTACACGAAGGAGGCGGCTCGTCTCCACCCACTGACACGTGAGCAGGCGAGGAAGCGGGATTCCGAGTTTGATCTGATCGAGAGGGTTCACGAGGCCGAGTACGACTCGCTGCAAATGCCTCCCGAGCCTGCTCACGTCTTCACTGTCACACTGGAGCATGACAACTTCACTGATGAAAAATATATGGTTTACGAAAACTATCAGCGCGTCGTTCACAAGGAGCAGCCTGGAGAAATTTCCCGGCGTGGCTTCCAACGTTTTCTGTGCGAGTCTCCCGTCGAGCGCAAGACAATCACGACGGCCGATGGCAAGGAGAAACGCCTCGGCTCCTTTCATCAGTGCTACCGATTGGATGGCAAATTGGTGGCCATCGGCGTTTTGGATCTGCTTCCCCACTGCGTCAGCGCCGTGTACTTCCTCTACCACGAGTCCATCCACAAGTATGCTCCGGGAAAGCTAGGCGCTATTCGTGAGATCGCTCTGGCACGCGAAGGTGGCTATCGTTACTGGTATCCCGGCTTCTATATCCACACGTGTCCCAAAATGCGGTACAAGATGGACTACACACCGCAGTACATTCTGGACCCAGAGACGTTGACTTGGGACCTGGTGGACAAACGAGTTACGGGCCTTCTAGACAAGAAGCAGTACCTAAGCTTGTCCAAAGAGAAGCTGGATAGTCCTAGAAATGATGGTTTCAAGGAAACCGCAGAAAGGACCACAGAAGGCAGCGAGCTTACCGGAGAAACCCCCATGAACGAtagcgacgacgatgatgtgGATACTTTCCTCTTCAATACAGGCATGCCGGGTGTCATGTCTCTCGATGAGATCCGTTCCTTCGATCAGATGGACCACCTCAAGTTGCGTATAGACGGCTCCGGCATGCTCTTTGAGACAGGCGATTTGGTGGCTTGGCAGCGTCAGGATGTTGGGGCCAGCGGGTCTTTGAAAGCCGGCATCGCGGAGTTGGTGGCGGCTTTGGGGCCCGCTTTGGTGAATGATCTGGTGGTGGACTTTTGGAATCCCCGTCTGTGA